CAGTTGAAGTATTCTCTAGTGGATGGCCCTGGCCATTTGTCATGAGTTACCATTATCAACCAGATCAAAGTCTAGAATAATAAAGGCAATTATTTTCACCTGCACATCACTTTCGAGCTGAATAATCtacataaattatttatgcatacaaagcaagcAATTTATTGTTAACGCAAGAATTATATCATAAGGTTTTCTTGGAACCTGTCATTGTGATGACAGGCAATGTTGGATGTTAACAAAGAACACGATTATATTTGTGAAAAGTATTCAAGATTTTATCCAAATAGAGAATCTACAATTTTCTTTTACCTAGTAATGCAACAGCATCTTTAGCACCTTCATTGACTATCGCAACCTTCCTTGAGTAGTTCTCGGTGCCTCTAGGAGCATCCCTTTGCACAAACTTTGAACACTCAAATGTCTGGGATGCTAGAGAAGAATCAATAATATCATTGCAATATACGACGCTACCTGTATGGCCTGCAACCATACTAGCATGTGTCTGTAGCATTTCTTCCCTGTGGGCATAAAAAGATCTTGGAACATATGTTACATTTCCGTATATTGTTGAAATCAAGTTATAGCCAGTCAGAATTTGTGGCTGCTCTCCTCGTAGAAGCAAGTGTGACTTCAGTCCTCTCTCTGCACAAGAAACAGCTGGAAAACACACAAATGACTAATATGAAGCAAGGCTTTATGTGACTGGTATATAACAAAGCTTGTTAGAATTCTGGGAAAGAAAGTTTAAGAGGAATTTACACTTGTAACTGAAACAAGAAAATACCTACCAACAGCTGCTGCATGCGCGCTTTGACAACCACCACATGTAACCTAGAAAAGTTCTCAATATGAAATTATCTAGTCTCCAGTGTTTGCAAGATTGAAAAGGCTCTCGACCGATTCACTTAAAGAAAAAGACAGAAAGCAGGGAGGACGGGTGCATCTAGGAGACAGTGCAACAATATCTGTCTATACTCTAGAGGTTGTATGTGTGGTAAGATATTTCCTGTCCTGAGAACAAAATGTTGACCATAACTgtttattccataatttttcttttccaaaattACAACCTATTTCTATTCAAGCCACCCATGTAAACATTGTGAATAAATGGTAACAATTAATCCTTAGTCTAGTAAGCCCTTAAATAACATTGGTCAGCATCACATATGCATATAAAGTCTTACATAAAGAATGATATCAGACCTGCCATCTGTCCTACCAGATTTGGATAGAGATATAAGGGAGTTCATAGAAGAGAATGAAGCGAAAAATTAACATGTGGAACCAGATGGATAATGCATATTCATGTAAAAGATAGGTAAATCTAATCCACTTGCCATCTTAAATGTGATGGATGCACAATCTTACCACATCAGTCACACCATGATCTTCAATGAGAGGAAGCAGTCCGTCCAGTTTTCTTGCTTTATTGCCATTGACAAAGGGGTGCAATAAATCATCCCTTACAATATAGAAAGATAAGCCTTGATTTTCATAAAGCATCATGTTGCCAAGACGAGGCTGATTATTTTTTAAGAAAGAAACATTGCTAAACAATCCCCCTCCTTTTTGCCCTTGTTTTGAAGAAAGTGTAATTTGATGAATATTGGTATCAGGACTGAGCAATGTCCACCTTCTGCAAAGCAATTTTGACATGAACTCTTCACCACTTGGTTTGGTGTTAGGGAGTGCCTGGAGTTGGGAAAACACTGCTCAACTGTTAGTATGAATCCCAAAAAACTACAATAATAAGATGGACAATAGTATCAATAAGCCATACAAGTGCATATTGATCTTTAGGTATCATAAATGGCTACTAGCAATAGCTTGGTAGCACCAATGGCTGCAGCAGCAAAAGGACAATGCAAGGAGAAAGCAAGCAAGGAATTTTACTTTCAAGGGAGAGACAAAAGGGGAATCAGAAAGAAATGGTGAAATAAAGCATTGAAATAACTTATTAACTACTTCAACCATGATTGATATGATACCAAGTTGCCACCACATGTAAAGGCCAAACTACAGAGCATATTCTTGAATCTAACACCATAAAATTGCAAAACCAGATATCACTTAATTCCTCAATTCTTATATGCTGCCTCTAACATTTACCAAACCTACATATCTACATTTCTCTTTAAATCTAATTAACAGATGACAGATTTTAACAATTCTAGAGAGCAACATTGACAATGACATTATTTACTTCCAAGAAGTTGAAGGCAACATGTTCTCCTGCCAATAGAGGTCCATGAAAACCATAATCTGAAGGAAAATTAAAACATTTCTAAATTGTTTAGACTTTAAAGTTCTCACTATTTAACTCTTTGCTTTCTTGCCAAAGTGAATGCAAACTAAGACATCAGTCACCACTCAAATCCCAACGAATTTTATATCAATCCGCTGACCCCAACACAGAAACTTAAAGCAATTAAGAAAATCATAAAATTCCAGGCAGATAATAAGAAGAGAACCTGAGCTGAAGGGAACCCATTTTTGTTGATAGCTGTTAAAGCAGTTTTAGCGGGACAACAATGAAGTTTCATTTCACTCAGCTCCCTGAATTAGCTCAGACCCGGCCGGGACGCTTGTTTTTGTTGTCTTTGTGTTCGCGTTTTTCACCCTTTGTTAGGACCCAAAAGGGTGGGAGAGAGAGagtattggcatgccaattgtccACTTTTTAATCAATAACTGGTATATATTTCGAGTAACTAAAGcagtaataaaaatattaaaacattttatttattaaatatttattaatagtttaatagTATAATATTTCTATCTTTATTTTatcaaaagataaaaatattatcTTAAGCGTTACATGTTGAGATAGttaaatgatatataaaataattattcattcaaaaataatattaagtattaaaataactaactaatataaataataaagtgTAAATTTtgcttaattataaaatatacaatttcaaaataataaaaattaattttcattaaaaaatattaattataaatataattatgatGAATCATAAATCttattttgaaacttttatatttacaaaaatatatatattgcatTAGAATAAGTACTCATTCATAAAATTTATTGTTTAGAACTCGTTTGACATAGTTCAAATCATTTTTGAATAGTTATGTTATTGATttccatatttaaaaaaaaaactaatattttcttttttcaagcttagcaattaaaatgaataaagatTTTGTAGTCAAATTTTTTATTCTATTATAATTTAGATTGATTGCATTATATAATTAAACAATCTTCACTAGGATTGACACTCAACAAATTTGCCTCTCTAATTTTGCTTACAAGTTAAGTATGTGAGAAAGTAAATGAAGATAGTGGAAAACAAACTTTTCTTGATTTCTTAAAGTGATTATCATATGTGCATTCCTCCCCTCTGGTAATGGGTCAACTCTATTTGCGTTTACTTTGTGGGAAATGCCATCCTTTTCAACCATGGAAAAAGATAGGAGAGTTAGTGAGCCGAGCTATGCCAACAGCCAAAAGCTGGCTTTCTAAAAATTATTACCGACGGGTTAGTTAATCCGATATATTTGGGAGTGAGAAATTGACTCATTCCGATAGCCTTGAGTGATAAGCCTTGAGAAATGGATTCAACTGGACTCTTTCAAGTAACATGCTGAAAATTGAAGTGGAAATTGGTGCAGAATCACTTGTTACCAATGGTATGACACAAAAGGGAAGCAAGTTGTCCCTTAGAACTTGTTTCTAATATTGGTTACTTTTGCATCTCTtccaaattttttatattaataggTAAAACGTTACGTGTAACAACCTTCCTCGCAATTTGAAAAGAAGTTTGATCTCAAGAGTCCAAATTGAGTCGTAACTCCCGGGATAAAATCAAAATGAAAGTGAAAATATTTCCTAGCGCTAGTAAAAATTTTACTAAGCCAAAGCTTAAgaggaaaataaagaaaggaaagtGGTTGTTGCTTTGTCTTTTTATGATTTCATTTGATTACTAAGAAAAGTATAGATGAagagagaaaaaggaaaagagggaATTTGTTGATAAAATGATGAGAAATATTTTTATGGAAGGGAAGGGAGGTTTGCAATGGGTAATGTTATTGGATTATCTTTGGATATCGCCAACCACTGCTATTCGATACCATTGAAACGTCACTGCTTTCAGTTGGGATCCAAGTTTGTTGTTGTTGATATCGAGTCAATACCATCCTCCTTGGCAACAGTGGAGTTCGCTTCTCCTTATCTGCGCTTCTTCAAGCGCACTTCATGACCATGATCCTTTGTCCTCAATTTTCTCTTGGGTCTCGCTCGCAGATCCACCGCCACCGCCACCGCCACCGCCACCGCCACTACAACCAAAACCGATTTCCTACCTTCCGTTTCTCTTCTCGATGGATCCCACTTCTCGCCCCGCTGTCGTCATCGACAACGGCACTGGGTACTGTTTATCTTCTCGTTTTTGTAACTGAATATTACTCTAAACTACGTGCTCACTATCTCATTTTTTGTTATTATTCAACTGGTTctctttttttaatttgtttgCAGATATACTAAGATGGGATTTGCGGGTAATGTAGAGCCGTGTTTTATTCAACAAACAGTAGTAGCAGTTAACGAATCTCTTCTAAATCAATCTAGAGCTTCTTCCAAATCTAATTGGTTAGCTCAGTATTCAGCTGGGGTAATGGCAGATCTTGATTTCTTCATTGGAGATGAAGCACTCACGCGATCACGATCAAGTAATAACTATAACATTACCCATCCCATTAAGCATGGTCAAGTGGATAATTGGGATGCTATGGAACGATATTGGCAACaatgtatttttaattatttacggTGTGATCCCGAGGATCATTACTTCTTGCTGACTGAGAGTCCACTTACTGCTCCTGAGAATCGAGAATATATGGGTGAAATCATGTTTGAGACGTTTAATGTTCCAGGGCTTTATATTGCTGTGAATTCTGTCCTTGCTTTAGCTGCTGGGTACACGACATCTAAGGTTTGTGACTGGTTTCCTGTAGTGTTCTGTTTTCTGGTATAATATATCTTCATGTTAGTTGTTCACTAGTAAGTTGGATGAATCAATTAGGGTCCTTGATTGTACATGATTTTCAGTATCTTTTATATTTATAAACTACACCTTTTAAGGTTGAATCTTGAGTGTGAAAGTTGGTTCTAGGATGGTTAGGTATTCATCAGACTACTAGCAATTGATTTAAATCCATTTAGTGATTGAGAAAGAATTGTCATATAGATTATATCACTGATCCTTAAGAAAGGCTGAAATTTTTGCTTAATCTATTGTCTTAAATTcttcattaaaaataaaattgtatgcTTAGAActataattattatgttttataagaAACTGTGCAAATTTGAGGAAAATTCACGACCACGATCGCATCCGAGACATCTGCAATTGCAGTAAACATGTAGCGATCGCGATAACTGTTAATCTCTGGTGCCTGCCTTATTATGTTTCCATacgtttaaatttgtttatttgtttatttatttaattattagagAGAACTATGATGGAGGCATATAGCTGTTGCTAATCTTGTGGGTGTAAGCTGTGGGTAATGTTGAATACTTCATGCTTGTAGTGTTTAAAGAACCGCTCTAGCTTCTATTTAGCTTCAGACCTTTTGGGGTGTTGTTTTTCTTGCTAACCGTCATCATCCTTATATATTGATCATTTTCATTTAGTTTGACCTACAGTTTTCTGTAGTGTGAGATGACAGGGGTGGTAGTGGATGTTGGAGATGGGGCTACGCATATTGTTCCTGTTGCAGATGGTTATGTTATTGGGAGCAGCATTAAATCAATACCAATAGCAGGAAAAGATGTTACTCTCTTTATACAACAACTGATGCGGgtatttttgtttttttcccATGACTTATGATCTGAAATCATTGATTGCTATTTATTCAATTGTCAAGTACTTAAGGTTATTATCATGTCTTGATGAGAAAAAACATACACTCCTTGGCATTACTCAGCCTTGTCCATGGTTGGATTTATTGGTGTTCTCAAGTTCTTCACCTAGGCACACCTATGCTATGCGCCTTAGCGCTAGGCAACAAAAGCACCTCAACCCTTTCAGGCGAGGCACATTTGATCAGGCACATTTCTGGTGCTCTTAACTGCATTCTTTTTTGTAACACTATGGTTGGATTTATCGGTGTTCTCAAGTTTTGCACCTAGGCATGCCTATGCCTTGCGCCTTAGCGCTAGGCAACAAAAGCACCTCAACCCTTTCAGGCGAGGCGCATTTGATCAGGCACACTTCTGGTGCTCTTAACTGCGTTATTTTTTATAAGGTGATATGCATACAAAATGCTTGCCTGATTGAATTTGGAGTTTTCTATCTTTGTTTACTAGTAAGAAAGGGGATGATATTGAACTCTCTACTTCTCAATATTTGAGTATTCAACATTCGTGAGAGCAGAAGGAAATCATGCATATTCCACAAAAAGTTTGCTTTTTGTACAAAATATCGCCTTATTTCACTTAAGCGAGTGCTTCTCACTCTTTTTTTGCCTCTCACATGAGGCAATATAAGGATTCTAGCACCTAGAGTACGCCCTTGACAACATTGGGTTTTATATGCTTATGCACTTCCCTTTATATGCTGTGCTTTCAAACATTCTGTTCCAGTTTGTGAACATTTTGCATCCTTCCAATTGTTATTTCGGCTATGTGGTGGCTTCTCTGAGGAAACACAATTTCATTTTACATATATGCAGTTTATTGTTTTGAATTGTTTGCCTTTTAAAGCGATGCTAATCTGAATTTGAGAACAGGAACTGCTCTCTGGTGGCAAGCTAAACTAAAGTGTCTTCCTGTTTCTATTTACCTTTTCCTTTTGGCACTTCTGGAACTTTTCCTTTGTATTATCGTTGTTCTTGTGGTATTTGTTTGTAAAGGGTCGGAAACACTGGGCTTTAGTATTGAATCTTCTAATAGTTGTTATTATGTGTGTTTGTGTGTTTATCCTAGATTTGTGGATATAGAGACTGTAAAATAATGTGTTCTGTAATCATGAATTCTTGCCTTTTCACTCTGTTATTTGCAGGAAAGGGGAGAGAAAGTTCCACCCGAGGACTCATTTGAAGTAGCTCGGAAAGTGAAGGAGAGATATTGCTATACTTGTTCTGATATTGTCAAGGTTATTTTGCTTTCATTGGATTGTGATTTTGGAAATACCTTGACTCTATTGTTTGCCTCATGATTCTTACCCAACATGACTAATGATGTTCAGAGGTTCTGCATTCTTTTAACAATTTGGTCATAACCATGTTTTGCATGTATTGCAGGAGTTCAACAAGCATGATAAAGAACCTTCAAAGTACATCAAACAATGGAGAGGTATTAGACCGAAAACAGGGACACCATACTCCTGTGATATTGGTTATGAACGATTTTTGGGCCCAGAGGTTTGTCCTATTTTTCCTTGTAAgcttatttctaaaatttaagaTTACTGGCAGAATTCCCTAATATTAGCGAATATGTCAATCTCATAAGATTACTTTTAGGGGTGTTAGTTTAGGATTTATATATACATTTTGTACAAAAGGAAAATCTTGATTGCCCTGTGCTATTTACATTTCTTAATGGCATGCTTTGGCAATTTCCTACTTTGGTGATACAgctaggtatgtgatgattgactTTGTTTTCCAAGAAAAGAAACACTACCTTAACTTGGCTGCTTACAAATTGCTTCTGGAATGTTGCTTGTTACTGATTTTTATCTAATGGTTGGTTTGACAGGTTTTGTTTAATCCCGAGATCCATAACAGTAATTTTACAACTCCTTTGCCGGCTGTAATAGATAAGTGCATTCAGTCAGCTCCAATTGACACAAGAAGGGCTTTGTATAAGGTGAAATATGCATAGGCTCAAAAGAAAAAGATaagaatattgcaaaattttcaTTCTTAGACAAGATAAATCTAAATGAACAAgaagaaaatattatatttgaagGTTTAGATACatgattaaggattaaattggtaGTCATGCACTTTGCATCTTGATTGGTTCTTAGCTCAGCTTTCAGTTTTTTCACGGATGTCGttcttggaaatttaggttttttttatttaatctctTGCATCAATCTCCAGTACTCGTGAGTTGATTATAATTTCCTTTCACTAACTTGGTTTGGTATAAATCTATATATTGAAAGTGTAGCTAGTTGATTCCTATTTTTTAagaccaaaaaaataaaaaacccttAGCCTAGTTGCAAGACATTGGTACTTGGCTGTGTCGATTGCTGTTTACTTTCTTGATAATGACCAAAAGTTAAGTTCATAGATTAATGAATGAATTGAGAAGAGAAAAAGGAAATCTGCacatgttttctttattttaatataagATCTTTTTACACGTCTTTTGTCACTATTTAACTCTTTCAGAATATAGTGTTATCTGGTGGATCAACCATGTTCAAAGACTTCCACAGAAGGTTGCAGCGGGATCTGAAAAAGATTGTAGATGCCCGAGTTCTTGCTTCTGATGCTCGGTATGGTGGGGAAGTAAAAGTAAGCACTTTTGGGCCTTAATTTATGTTTTCATCCCATTAACATTTAAGAAAAGCTCAGTGCTAACCTCCTTTTGGGGCTTCACCATCCAGGCACAACCTGTGGAAGTTAATGTAGTCAGTCATCCTATCCAAGGATTTGCAGTGTGGTTTGGAGGTTCTGTACTTGCATCAACACCTGAATTTTATGCGGTATGTATCTCTCTTTCTAAGCTTATCTTTCACTTTTGTTTCTATACAGGCTGCTGAATGGCATCGAGTTTGGCTTCTATTGTCAGCTAATGTTCTTGCTTCGGTTGATATGTCAATTTTCTGATGCGCTTCCCATTACTGTTGCCTTGTGCATCAATCTTAATCTCATATGCTAAAACTTGGCTTTTGGCTGAAAGTCTGCTGACCTCTTCAATGTGCAGGCATCTCATACAAAAGCAGAATATGAGGAACACGGAGCAAGCATTTGCCGCACAAATCCTGTGTTTAAGGGGATGTATTGAGGCAAATATCCTTTTCAGGTGATTAATGAAAAAATATTCTCTGATGATGCTCAAGGTGGTGACTTGCTATTTCAATTGCCATCAAGCTCATCAGTTTATTTCAGTTATTCCTGCTTTTTGCTTGGTGCTCATGTGTATTGGTTGTAAGAGGTCGGTTGATGTAGAGCATATTAGGTAGCCAGTCTTAATAGCAatggtaaaaaaattaaaattattacatTCATTCTTTAATTAGGAGTAAAGGGTCCTAATGGCAGCACTATAGAATGCAGTCAGATTTGTTACCCGCAAGCACTGCCTACGCTTGTTGATCGGATGGATATCAAATAGTTGGAAAAAAATGTGAGCCGAATTGCAGATTTAGTTTCAGCTTACATAGGACGTGATAgggatttaaaaatatatatctaTGAAGCAGGGTGGTTGGTTGTGTTTTGGTGGGAGCAGCAGCAAACCCGGTCGTGTTTAGGTGGGAGCAGCAGCAAACCCGGTGGTGTTTAAGTGTCATTTCTTTCACCAGTGCATTTTCTGTTAGCAAACAAGATGGGAATACTTTTGTGTTAGAAATTCAGTTTTCTTATTATTGACATTTTGTAATTTggtgttgatcttttgtgtaatatataaagttggctaatattcaAATATGGTTTGCTTGTAATTAAGGTACATTTTACGACAATTATGGTGTTCTTTATATGGGATTTATTTTTCTCTTATCATTTCTCTAGGGGTGTGCTTGGACACTTGGTTGgggaaaagtgaaaataaaattaatttttccagaTTGGAATGATAAGAGGAGGAAAAATGAGAGATTTGTATAttagtttaaaattatatatttttcaattgttttatttttttcctttcattttgaATTCTACCAAGCAATAGATgaaaaaaaataatatgaaaaagagTATTTATGTTTACCATCATTCTAGTTTTTAATCCCTCCAATTTTCTTTTCACTCTACCTAGCAAAGTTTAAGAGTGTGATTGGTTGAATTAAAGGATATGAGTGAGtggaaaagtgaaaagaaaataaattaaatatgctTGGTAGGGAAGCAAAATCAGAGGAAAGACAATAGAAAATATgatcatttttcattttaatacacaaaattggtctttctaaatTGAAATAATAAGAGGAAAGAAAATGATAGAGTGATTTATATTAGTTTAGAATTATGCATTTTCAAAAGttctattttctcttttaatttttCTAACACTACTTAACAATAGAAGTcaagaaaattaatttttctttcaattttttttttcttacaaaACATACTTACAAAAAAACCTTTTTTCACTTTATTAAGCAAAACCTACATTGAAACTTGAAAAAGTAGCATTTGAGTCCCAACATTAATTTTTCACCTTTTAAAAGCTTGATTTGTAATAAAATCAAGTAGTAGGAACTCAGCCAAGCTTGTTTATGTTTGATTTGATATTAGGGATGATAATACTGCATGTTTTCTGAGATTGATTGTAGCCTAAGCCTACGCTGCGACACAGCTGACAATTTCACTCGGTTTAGTTGTTACTTTTATGGAGGCCACAAGAGGATAAAGGTCGAAAGGTTGAAAGGGGATGACTATATGGCCGTATGAAGTTCCAATTGAGATTACATTtatgatatttttttaattatattaataattatgttATGTAAATTTTAGACAGCATTTTTCTGTGTGTCTTGTTTTGTCTTATAATTTTTTGTATGACATTGAATATTGGCCCCGACTTGATAAACCAATAGTGACATCTTTGCTTCAACATAATATATGATTAATTAGTATTTAATGCCTGTGTTTTTTCCCCTTTTGCTTCCATTACATTGATTaattgtaaaatctcttttttcCCTCAGAACCACCATGTGCTTTGGGACTGAgaattaattagaaaaaaaacTCTTATCCACATGAATAGTACTTCATTTTGAGGTTGGTCTCAATTCCAAACGAAGAAATCAAATGTTTGCTCGTCTATTTGCTTTTACAAATAAATGTGCTTGCATATGGTCAAAGTATCAACAAAGATCACAACTTGATGATTTCTTTACTATAAAAACTGTAACTTCCAATATGACAAGTTATGAAGCTAAACCTATAGTGACATTTCTCTCATAAGGAAATTAAAGAACTTGATATTAAAACCAATCATTGATTTACTAGTCATGGGAGAAGGTACCAAATTGTACCCTACTACAAGGCACAATTGTTGATGCTGTGTTTAAGAACCGGCTTTATCCAAGGGTTTAGAAATTAGGAAGTCAATGTTAGAAGTTAAATTTCTGGGGACGAGGAAAAAGACTGTTAGTTTAATGTCGTCTTTCTTATTTGTAAATACCGAAAATGATAGCAACATATGGAGTACCAAATTCAGCCCCAATCTGAATCACAATATGCCATAACCTGCAAATAACTTGTTGCATCGATATCAATCAAGTGTTGGATTTTTCTTTATAGATGGAACCACTCTCAATGCAATATCTGGCCTCGTCTGTGTCAAGTACAAGAGTTTTCCTATTAACCTCTTACAGGATTCTGCATTCATCAGCTTTTCCTTTACTGGTTACTTGATTGTGTTCTACTACGGTCAGCTTCGAATCTTCTTCCATAGGTGTATTGAAAGGTTTCGATCTTTCCATTCCAGTTTATACTTTTTGGATCTCGCCACTTTAATGCCCCAAAAAAATACTTCAAGTCACCCACATCCTTTTATCTTAAAATTCTTATGCAATGTCATTTTCAACTCTGAAATCATTCGTTCATCATTACCAGCAATCAACAGGTCATCTACATATATCGACATTACAACAATTTTCTCATCTTACCTTTTAGAAAACATGGAGTAATCGTGAATAACCAGTAGCTGTCAAGGCTTGAGTTAATTTTTGATTCCACTGTCTTGAAGCCAATTTAAACCATATAGACTCTTGAGAAATATACACACCATATTCTCCCCCTGATTGTGAAATTCAAGGTAGACTTCTTCGTAAAGATAAGGAAATGGGTCTTTAATTTAGGAATTAACCAAGTTCTGGAAGAACGTACTTTACGTAAGTGTGTAGGAAGAATCATTTTAATTCTTTATGTATCAGTTTATTTATAGAAG
This window of the Gossypium arboreum isolate Shixiya-1 chromosome 12, ASM2569848v2, whole genome shotgun sequence genome carries:
- the LOC108477258 gene encoding D-cysteine desulfhydrase 2, mitochondrial, which translates into the protein MKLHCCPAKTALTAINKNGFPSAQALPNTKPSGEEFMSKLLCRRWTLLSPDTNIHQITLSSKQGQKGGGLFSNVSFLKNNQPRLGNMMLYENQGLSFYIVRDDLLHPFVNGNKARKLDGLLPLIEDHGVTDVVTCGGCQSAHAAAVAVSCAERGLKSHLLLRGEQPQILTGYNLISTIYGNVTYVPRSFYAHREEMLQTHASMVAGHTGSVVYCNDIIDSSLASQTFECSKFVQRDAPRGTENYSRKVAIVNEGAKDAVALLGMFRLVDYLSQDHLLGKKRAFNFVVDSGTGTTAVGLGLAAMYLGLPWKITAVMLADTMDTYRQQERRLIAEFKRQFRFLLDCHKLNGANDGIVHWVDRCHPRK
- the LOC108479874 gene encoding actin-related protein 3, with the protein product MDPTSRPAVVIDNGTGYTKMGFAGNVEPCFIQQTVVAVNESLLNQSRASSKSNWLAQYSAGVMADLDFFIGDEALTRSRSSNNYNITHPIKHGQVDNWDAMERYWQQCIFNYLRCDPEDHYFLLTESPLTAPENREYMGEIMFETFNVPGLYIAVNSVLALAAGYTTSKCEMTGVVVDVGDGATHIVPVADGYVIGSSIKSIPIAGKDVTLFIQQLMRERGEKVPPEDSFEVARKVKERYCYTCSDIVKEFNKHDKEPSKYIKQWRGIRPKTGTPYSCDIGYERFLGPEVLFNPEIHNSNFTTPLPAVIDKCIQSAPIDTRRALYKNIVLSGGSTMFKDFHRRLQRDLKKIVDARVLASDARYGGEVKAQPVEVNVVSHPIQGFAVWFGGSVLASTPEFYAASHTKAEYEEHGASICRTNPVFKGMY